The DNA window GGGCGTCGCCGCGACCGTCTACGGCTCGCTGGACGCGCTGCCGTTCTACTCCGAGGACGTCGACGGCGACGCGGCGCCCACCACCGTCACCGAGTTCCGGGCCGCCGTCTCCGGCGCCGACGCGCTCGTCGTGGTCACCCCCGAGTACAACGGCACGATGTCCGGCGTCATCAAGAACGCGATCGACTGGGCCTCCCGGCCGTTCGGCGCCGGGGCGATCGCCGGCAAGCCGGTCGCCGTGCTCGCCGCCAGCGGATCCGCCCGCGGCGCTCAGTGGGCCCGCGAGGACGCCGTGAAGGTCCTGCGGATCGCCGGCGCCGCCCCGCTGGAGCGCACCTTCGGCCTCGGCGCCGCGCATTCCGCCTTCACCGACGCCGGCCTCGCAAACGACGCGATCGCCGCCGAGCTGCGCGCCCTGCTGGGCGAGCTGCACCGCGAGCTGGTCTCGGCCTAGCCACGGCGGCGGCCCGCCCGGAGCCCTAAAGTCATGGGCGTGGCCGACCAGACTCTCACCCTCACCGCCCGCCTGACCGCAGCCGTGCTGGACGCCCGGCGCGGCATCGTCCGGATGCACCGCGACGTCATGGCCGCGCTCGACCTGGCGCCGTGGGATCCGGTGCTGCTCGAGGGCAGCCGCGCCACCGGCGCGATCGTCGCCGAGGGCGGCCCCGACGTCCCGCCCGGCATCCTGCTGTGCGACGACCTCGCCCTGGGCAACGCCGGCCTGCAGGACGGCACCGCGATCCGGGTCAGCAAGCTGCCGCTGGTCGAGGCCCGCTCGGTCGAGCTGATCGGCAGCGAGAACGTCACCCGCATCATCTCCCCCGACCTGCTGCGGCGCGCCCTGCTGGGCAAGATGGTGACGACCGGCGACGACATCTCCCTGCTGCCGCTGGACGGTGCCGCGCACGAGGGCACCGACGGCGGCGACCTCGCCTCCGCGCGCCGCCGCCTGCAGGTTGCGATGGGCATGCAGTGGACGACCACCCTGGTCGAGGTCGCCGACACCGGCAGCCC is part of the Cumulibacter manganitolerans genome and encodes:
- a CDS encoding NADPH-dependent FMN reductase, which encodes MNVLVLVGSLREESTNRRLAETVGSHLPEGVAATVYGSLDALPFYSEDVDGDAAPTTVTEFRAAVSGADALVVVTPEYNGTMSGVIKNAIDWASRPFGAGAIAGKPVAVLAASGSARGAQWAREDAVKVLRIAGAAPLERTFGLGAAHSAFTDAGLANDAIAAELRALLGELHRELVSA